GGCTACCCGATGTACGACATCACCTCGAGCGGCCTGACGCACACGTGGGCCGAGGACCGGCCCGAGGAGAACCGGCATCGGATGGGCGAAAAGCTGGTGGCGCTCAACTACGGTGTGCTCGACATCGACTGGCAGGCCCGCACCCTGCGATTCACCATCCGCGACGCCGACCGCCGGACGCGTCTGGAGCAGGTGATTCCGCTTGCGGAACTGCAAGCGCAGTAAGTGCGGAAGAGTGCGTGAGTGCGTGAGTGCGAAAGTGCGAAGGTACCGGGGCGCGCCCCGGACTGTAACTCGCGCCAAAGCGTGTAGTCCACGAAGGTGGACATCGTGTGGTTGTTGCAGCGAATTCATTCGCCCGAGACAGCCCGGGTCGACAATCCTCCTGCGTGTGCATTTACGATGAGCGTTTCCACGCCGACCTCCCCCGCCCCGTCCATGCGCGTGGCCATCACCGGCTCCACCGGCCTGATCGGGGCCGCGCTCGTGGACCGGCTCCGGACGGAGGGGCACACCGTTTCGCGCCTGGTCCGCTCGCGCGCCAAGGCCGGGCCGGGTGACGTGATGTGGGACCCCGGCGCGGGAACCATCGACGCCGCGGCGCTCGAAGGGGTGGATGCCGTCGTTCACCTGGCCGGCGAGAACGTCGGTACGCGGTGGACGGAGGAGAAGAAGCGGCAGATCGTGGAAAGCCGTGTCAACGGGACGCGGCTGATCGCCCAGACGATCGCGGGGCTGCAGCGGAAGCCGCGCGTGCTGGTGCAGGCATCGGCGACGGGGATCTACGGGGACCGCGGGGACGAGGCCGTCGATGAATCAAGCGCGCCCGGCACCGGCTTCCTCGCGGACGTGGGACGGCAGTGGGAAGCCGCCTCCGCACCCGCCGAGCAGGCGGGCATCCGCGTGGTGAAGCTGCGATTCGGCGTCGTGCTGAGCCGCAAGGGCGGCGCGCTGCAGCGGCTGCTGCTCCCTTTCCAGATGGGCGTCGGCGGGCCCATCGGCAGCGGGCGGCAGTGGATGCCCTGGCTTTCGCTCCCCGACGCGGTGGAGATCGTGCTGGCAGCCATCCGCGACGACCGGCTACACGGCCCCGTGAACGCCATCGCCGGCAGTGTGCGCAACGCCGACTTCACCGCGGCGCTCGGCCGGGCCGTCAACCGCCCCGCGCTGATCCCCGTCCCCGGCTTCGGCCTGCGCCTGGTGTTCGGGGAGATGGCCGACGAGGCGCTTCTCGCCAGCCAGCGCGCCGAGCCCCGGCGCCTGCGCGAGATCGGCTTCACCTACCGTCATCCCACGATCGACGACGCCCTGCACGCCGCTCTCCGCGACGGCTGACCCGCTCCACGTCCCGAGAGCGGCGCCCGAGTCCCTGCTCGGGGCCGCATCTTCTTTTCTCGTATATTCTTCCCCGGCCTTGCGTCCGCGAGGGCCGTATCACGCCTTCCGAGCGCGTTTCCGCCTTGGAAAAACCGGGCACATTCTCTGCGGGCACCTCGCCATTCGCTGCTCGGGCCGCCTCGGGTGACCCGCGGTAGGCGTGCGCGGGGGTTCCGCTGGCCCCGCGCGATCGCGCGATCCATCCACGTGGATGACCGCCGCCTGTCACCCTGCGCGCTGATCCGGTACGCAGGGCTACGAGAACCTCGGAGGGGCGCATGAGGGTGGGAACGTTGGGAAAGGTGGCGGCCACCGCAGTCCTGGCGGCATCGCTGAGCTCGTGCAACTACGTGAAGCTCCTGCGGCCCAGCGTGCTGCGCCAGCTGAACCCGCGGATGGTGAACCTGGTCAACTACCTGCCGAAGGTGGAAGACCCCAACGAGGCCATCGTCGCCCGCCTCTTCGCCCATGGCGGCCTTAGCCACGCCGAGCGCGGCGCGGACGGCGTGTATCGCCAGTCCGTGCGCATTCCCCCCGGCGAGTACATCTGGCAGCCCGCCATCATCGTGGTCCCGCAGGGCGGAGAGCTGGAACTGGAGTTCCAGAACGACGATCCGTTCTCGTATCACGCCGTAGCGCTTCCGCACGAGGGCAACCGCCAGGCGATGATGCTGCCGATGCAGACGCGCGGGCGCGCCCGGATCACACTCGACGCGCCGGGGATGTACTGGTTCGGCTGCCCCGTGGCCAACCACGCCCCCCGCGGCATGCTGGGGCTGGTGCTGGTGGAGGGCGAAGTGCCCGCCGAGGCGAAGCTGGACCGTCCCCGCCAGCGCCGGCCGTAAAGGAGACGACACGATGCGCACAGCCTATCTCGCCGTTCTGGCGCTTTCGGCCGCCGCCTGCGCGGGACCCCGGCCGCAGTATCCCGTCACCCGCACGGCCGCCCCGTTTCCCGCGTACAACGAGGCCATCCGCGGCACCGCGCCCAACGTCACCGCCACCGTCACCGGCGATCGCCTGACGCGCGCCCGGAGCGAGCCGCAAAACTGGATGACGTACTACGGCGCGTATGACGGGCAGCGGTTCAGCTCGCTGGACCAGATCAACACCACCAACGTGTCGCGGCTGCGCCCCGCGTGGAACTTCCAATTCGCCCCCATCGGGCTGATCGCCACCCCCGCCACCTATTCGTTCGAGGCGGCGCCCATCGTGGTGGACGGCGTGATGTTCGTTTCCGGGTGGGACGGCTACGTGTGGGCGCTGGACGCCGTCACCGGGCAGGTGCTGTGGCAGTACCAGCACGCGATTCCGCTGGACGTTCCGCTCTGCTGCGGCAACGTGAACCGCGGCGTGGCGGTGGCCAAGGGCAAGGTGATCATGGCCACCCAGAACGCGCACCTCGTGGCCCTCGATGCCACCAACGGCCAGAAGGTGTGGGAGCAGGTGTTCGGCGACGTGCGCGCGGGCGAGAGCGCCACGATGGCGCCGCTCGTCGTGAAGAACATGGTGATCGTGGGCAGCTCCGGCGCCGAGTACGGTGTGCGCGGGCACATGGATGCCTTCGACATCGATACCGGCCGGCGCATCTGGCGCCGGTACAACGTGCCGCGCCCCGGCGAGGCCGGCATCGAGACGTGGGGCGGCGGCGACGCGTGGGAGCGCGGCGGAGGCACGGCCTGGATCACCGGCACGTACGATCCGGAGCTGGACCTGGTATACTGGGGCACGGGCAACCCCGGACCAGTGTTCGACGACCGCGAGCGCCCCGGAGCCAACCTGTACACCAGCTCCGTCGTCGCCTTCGATCCGGACGACGGCGTCACCCGCTGGCACTACCAGTGGACCCCGACGGACGTGTGGGACTACGACGGGGTGAACGAGAACATCCTGATCGACCGCGACGGGCGGAAGCTGCTGGCCCACTTCGACCGCAACGGCTACTTCTTCGTCCTGGACCGCACCAACGGGCAGCTGGTGAGCGTGTCGCCCTTCGCCCGGACCACCTGGGGCGACATCGACCGCACCGGCCGCGTGACGCCGCGGCTGAAGCCGACGACGCAGGGCACGGAGATCTGCCCCGGTCCCGCCGGCGCCAAGGAGTGGCCGCACGCCGCGTACAACCCGCGGACGGGCCTGCTGTACGCCCCCGTCATCGAGGCGTGCGCCGAGTTCCGCCTGCGTCCCGTGGAGTTCCGCGAAGGGCTGTACTATCTGGGCGGCGAAGCCGAGGTGAAGGGCGAGCAGTGGGGCCAGGTGAAGGCGATCGATCCGGTCACGGGGCGCGAGGCGTGGTCGTGGCGCGCGCCGCACCCGATGGTGGCGTCCATCCTGACCACGGCGGGTGACCTGGTGTTCACGGGCGAGCCCAACGGCTACTTCAGCGCCTGGAACGCGCGCACGGGCGAGGTGCTGTGGCGCTATCAGACGGGCAACGGCATCCACAGCAATCCCGTGACGTACTCGGTGAACGGCAAGCAGTACATCGCCGTCCCAACGGGCTGGGGGGGCTGGCTGGAAGGCTTCGCGCCGGAGATGTTCGGCGCGCCGCGCGGCACGTCGCTGTACGTGTTCGCGCTGCCGGACTGAGGGAAGTGCGTTAGTGCGTGAGTGCGTGAGTGCGGAACTGAAGAGCCGGCCCTGGGAGCACCCCGGGGCCGGCTCTTTTCAGATGACTTGGCGTGCCCTTGTTCTTACGGAGCGACGGTGG
The window above is part of the Longimicrobium sp. genome. Proteins encoded here:
- a CDS encoding TIGR01777 family oxidoreductase; the encoded protein is MSVSTPTSPAPSMRVAITGSTGLIGAALVDRLRTEGHTVSRLVRSRAKAGPGDVMWDPGAGTIDAAALEGVDAVVHLAGENVGTRWTEEKKRQIVESRVNGTRLIAQTIAGLQRKPRVLVQASATGIYGDRGDEAVDESSAPGTGFLADVGRQWEAASAPAEQAGIRVVKLRFGVVLSRKGGALQRLLLPFQMGVGGPIGSGRQWMPWLSLPDAVEIVLAAIRDDRLHGPVNAIAGSVRNADFTAALGRAVNRPALIPVPGFGLRLVFGEMADEALLASQRAEPRRLREIGFTYRHPTIDDALHAALRDG
- a CDS encoding MSMEG_3727 family PQQ-associated protein, whose protein sequence is MRVGTLGKVAATAVLAASLSSCNYVKLLRPSVLRQLNPRMVNLVNYLPKVEDPNEAIVARLFAHGGLSHAERGADGVYRQSVRIPPGEYIWQPAIIVVPQGGELELEFQNDDPFSYHAVALPHEGNRQAMMLPMQTRGRARITLDAPGMYWFGCPVANHAPRGMLGLVLVEGEVPAEAKLDRPRQRRP
- a CDS encoding PQQ-dependent dehydrogenase, methanol/ethanol family, yielding MRTAYLAVLALSAAACAGPRPQYPVTRTAAPFPAYNEAIRGTAPNVTATVTGDRLTRARSEPQNWMTYYGAYDGQRFSSLDQINTTNVSRLRPAWNFQFAPIGLIATPATYSFEAAPIVVDGVMFVSGWDGYVWALDAVTGQVLWQYQHAIPLDVPLCCGNVNRGVAVAKGKVIMATQNAHLVALDATNGQKVWEQVFGDVRAGESATMAPLVVKNMVIVGSSGAEYGVRGHMDAFDIDTGRRIWRRYNVPRPGEAGIETWGGGDAWERGGGTAWITGTYDPELDLVYWGTGNPGPVFDDRERPGANLYTSSVVAFDPDDGVTRWHYQWTPTDVWDYDGVNENILIDRDGRKLLAHFDRNGYFFVLDRTNGQLVSVSPFARTTWGDIDRTGRVTPRLKPTTQGTEICPGPAGAKEWPHAAYNPRTGLLYAPVIEACAEFRLRPVEFREGLYYLGGEAEVKGEQWGQVKAIDPVTGREAWSWRAPHPMVASILTTAGDLVFTGEPNGYFSAWNARTGEVLWRYQTGNGIHSNPVTYSVNGKQYIAVPTGWGGWLEGFAPEMFGAPRGTSLYVFALPD